In a genomic window of Cyclopterus lumpus isolate fCycLum1 chromosome 13, fCycLum1.pri, whole genome shotgun sequence:
- the cluha gene encoding LOW QUALITY PROTEIN: clustered mitochondria protein homolog (The sequence of the model RefSeq protein was modified relative to this genomic sequence to represent the inferred CDS: deleted 5 bases in 4 codons; substituted 1 base at 1 genomic stop codon), with protein MVSKTDDIPASVPNCNPVDIVDEAGDGAQDINETSKLRLKDSCGCEHSADTAMVNGDGAHEHTEEADSKQDGNSETDGGEESNEQEVIVIQDTGFTVKIQAPGTEAIXSAGISQEMVQEIHQVLMDREDTCHRTCFHCSLDGNVLDNFAELKSIEGLQEGSLLKGWKVREPYTVREARIHVRHIRDLLKSLDPSDAYNGVDCNSLSFLSIFTDGDLGDSGKRKKKGNELEQIDCTPPEHILPGSKDRPLVPLQPQNKEWKPMQCLKVLTMSGWNPPPGNRKMHGDLMYLCMVTVEERHVSVTASTRGFYLNQSTTYTFNPKPANPSFLSHSLVELLSQISPAFKKNFTALQKTRVQKHPFERIATPFQVYSWDGSKVDHAMDCVRAEDAYTSRLGYEEHIPGQTRDWNEELQTTRELPRKNLPERLLRERAIFKVHSDFAAAATRGSMAVIDGNVMAINPWRGNAHADGLSGNNIFFSLGFDVRDHYRELGGDAAAHAAPTNDLNGVRAYGAVDVEGLYTLGTVVVDYRGYRVTAQSIIPGILEREQEQSVIYGSIDFGKTVVSHSKYLELLEKTSRPLKVQRHNVLNEKNESVELCSSVECKGIIGNDGRHYILDLLRTFPPDLNFLPVDGEELSPESQRQGFPRQHRHRLACLRQELIEAFVEHRYLLFMKMAALQLMQQKANKDAKADIPAITETADPSESNADTTQTQTTASDSSSATEVSTESNTSSQAATASEENSLRPATNGLLEPAATLNGECKSPLEGKELLESIPGLAQAKELAGTLVAEDGSCIDPKSREVVLNACKAVGSISNTSFDIRFNPDIFSPGVRFPDDSKDEIQKQKQLLKDAAAFLVSCQIPSLVKDCLDHSALPMDGATLTEALRQRGINIRYLGTVLEFVDKTPAKAQLEHFYRIGISELITRCAKHIFKTYLQGVELSALSAAVSHFLNCLLSSFPDAVAHLPPDELVSRRKSRKRRNRVPGSGDNTAWASLTPSELWKNIASEAKSYYHFTIQCESVDQVVEKYGFQKTTLLREISVKTGIQILLKEYNFDSRHKPAFTEEDILNIFPVVKHVNPKASDAFHFFQSGQAKVQQGFLKEGCELINEALNLFNNVYGAMHVEICACLRLLARLNYIMGDHPEALSNQQKAVLMSERVLGIEHPNTIQEYMHLALYCFANGQLSTALRLLYRARYLMLMVSGEDHPEMALLDSNIGLVLHGVMEYDLSLRFLEKALAINTKYHGPRSLKVALSHHLVARVYESKAEFRSALQHEKEGYTIYKNQMGEAHEKTKESSEFLKYLTQQAVALQRTMNEIYKNGSNASITPLKFTAPSMASVLEQLNIINGIIFIPLSQKDLENLKAEVQRRQQLQELGKSEEPTEERPLELEDRIPID; from the exons ATGGTGAGCAAGACAGATGACATCCCGGCGTCAGTGCCCAACTGTAATCCGGTAGATATTGTGGATGAAGCGGGCGATGGAGCCCAAGACATCAACGAAACCAGCAAGCTACGTCTGAAGGATTCCTGCGGCTGTG AGCACAGTGCAGATACAGCCATGGTGAATGGTGATGGCGCTCATGAGCACACAGAGGAGGCCGATTCAAAGCAGGATGGGAACAGTGAGacggatggaggagaggagtccAACGAACAGGAAGTGATAGTGATCCAGGACACGGGCTTCACCGTTAAGATCCAGGCACCTGGAACAGAGGCCATTTGATCTGCAG gtATCTCCCAGGAAATGGTACAGGAGATCCATCAGGTGTTGATGGACCGAGAGGACACCTGCCACCGCACCTGCTTTCACTGCAGCTTGGACGGAAACGTGCTGGACAACTTTGCTGAGCTCAAGTCCATTGAGGGCCTGCAGGAGGGCTCGCTGCTCAAAGGGTGGAAGGTCAGAG aACCGTACACAGTGCGCGAGGCTCGCATCCATGTGCGTCACATCAGAGACCTGCTGAAAAGTCTGGACCCCTCAGACGCC TACAACGGAGTGGACTGcaactccctctccttcctcagcaTCTTCACAGATGGAGACCTGGGAG ATAGTGGTAAGCGGAAGAAAAAGGGCAACGAGCTCGAGCAGATTGACTGCACCCCTCCAGAGCACATCCTGCCTGGCAGCAAAGATCGCCCCCTGGTTCCCCTCCAGCCACAGAACAAGGAATGGAAA CCTATGCAGTGCCTGAAGGTCCTGACCATGAGCGGCTGGAACCCTCCACCTGGAAACAGGAAGATGCACGGCGACCTCATGTACCTGTGCATGGTGACTGTGGAGGAGCGTCATGTCAGCGTCACTGCCTCTACACGGGGCTTCTACctcaacca ATCTACTACCTATACCTTCAATCCTAAACCAGCCAATCCCAGCTTCCTGAGCCATTCTCTGGTGGAGCTATTGAGCCAGATCAGCCCTGCCTTCAAGAAGAACTTCACTGCCCTGCAAAAGACACG GGTTCAGAAACACCCGTTTGAGAGGATAGCCACACCTTTCCAGGTGTACAGCTGGGACGGCTCC AAAGTAGACCACGCCATGGACTGTGTGCGAGCTGAGGACGCC TACACCTCGCGCTTGGGTTATGAGGAGCATATACCTGGACAG ACAAGAGATTGGAACGAGGAGCTGCAGACTACCAGAGAGCTTCCCCGGAAGAACCTGCCTGAACGCCTGCTGAGGGAGCGGGCCATATTCAAG GTCCATAGTGACTTTGCAGCAGCTGCCACTCGAGGCTCCATGGCAGTCATTGAT GGGAACGTAATGGCCATCAACCCTTGGCGAGGAAACGCGCATGCAGATGGTTTATCTGGAAACAACATCTTCTTCAGCCTGGGCTTCGATGTGCGGGATCACTATCGTGAGCTGGGTGGAGATGCTGCCGCCCATGCTGCGCCCACCAATGACTTGAATGGAGTACGTGCTTACGGGGCTGTGGACGTGGAGGGTCTGTACACTCTGGGGACGGTAGTGGTGGACTACAGAGGCTACCGTGTCACCGCCCAGTCCATCATCCCTGGTATCCTGGAGCGTGAACAGGAGCAGAGCGTCATCTACGGCTCCATTGACTTTGGAAAGACGGTTGTGTCTCACAGCAAATACCTGGAGCTTCTGGAGAAGACCAGCAGGCCACTCAAG GTCCAGAGGCACAACGTGCTGAACGAGAAAAATGAGAGCGTGGAGCTGTGCTCTTCTGTCGAGTGTAAGGGCATAATCGGAAATGATGGCAGACACTATATCCTGGACCTTCTTCGTACCTTCCCTCCTGACCTCAACTTCCTGCCTGTGGATGGAGAGGAGCTGTCTCCAGAGAGCCAACGCCAAGGCTTCCCCCGCCAGCACCGCCACCGCCTGGCTTGTCTACGCCAAGAGCTCATCGAGGCCTTTGTTGAGCACAG ATATCTTCTCTTCATGAAGATGGCGGCATTACAGCTCATGCAACAGAAGGCAAACAAGGACGCTAAGGCTGATATACCTGCCATCACAGAGACCGCTGACCCCTCAGAAAGCAATGCTGACACAACCCAGACACAAACCACTGCATCAGATTCTTCCAGTGCAACAGAGGTCTCCACCGAGAGCAACACCTCTTCACAGGCAGCGACTGCCAGTGAAGAAAACTCCTTGAGGCCCGCCACAAATGGGCTCCTAGAACCCGCAGCTACTCTAAACGGGGAATGCAAGAGCCCACTGGAGGGTAAGGAGCTTTTGGAAAGTATTCCAGGATTAGCTCAGGCCAAAGAGCTGGCAGGGACCTTAGTTGCCGAAGATGGATCTTGTATTG ATCCCAAAAGCCGTGAGGTTGTCCTCAATGCCTGCAAAGCAGTTGGCTCCATCAGCAACACATCCTTTGACATTCGCTTCAACCCTGACATCTTCTCCCCAG GAGTACGTTTCCCAGATGATAGCAAAGATGAAATCCAGAAGCAGAAGCAGCTTCTCAAAGATGCTGCTGCCTTCCTGGTGTCCTGTCAGATCCCATCACTG GTTAAAGACTGTTTGGACCACAGCGCTCTGCCCATGGATGGAGCTACACTGACCGAGGCCTTGCGACAGAGAGGCATCAATATTCGCTATCTAGGCACTGTTCTGGAGTTTGTGGACAAGACCCCGGCCAAAGCCCAGCTGGAGCACTTCTAT agaataGGAATCAGTGAGCTGATCACCAGATGTGCAAAACACATCTTCAAGACATACCTCCAG GGTGTGGAGTTGTCTGCTCTTTCTGCTGCTGTAAGCCATTTCCTGAACTGCTTACTGAGCTCCTTCCCCGACGCTGTCGCCCACCTGCCTCCTGATGAGCTGGTGTCCCGCCGTAAAAGCCGCAAACGTCGCAACAGGGTCCCCGGCAGTGGTGACAACACGGCATGGGCCAGCCTGACACCCAGTGAGCTGTGGAAGAACATTGCCTCTGAGGCCAAGAGCTACTATCACTTCACCATACAGTG TGAAAGTGTGGACCAGGTGGTGGAGAAATACGGCTTCCAGAAAACCACTCTGCTCAGAGAGATTTCAGTCAAAACTGGCATCCAG ATTCTGTTAAAGGAGTATAACTTCGACAGCCGCCACAAGCCTGCCTTCACAGAGGAGGACATCCTGAATATCTTCCCTGTTGTGAAGCATGTGAACCCCAAAGCCTCCGATGCCTTCCACTTCTTCCAGAGTGGACAGGCCAAAGTGCAGCAAG GTTTTCTGAAGGAGGGCTGTGAGCTGATCAATGAGGCTCTTAACCTCTTTAACAATGTGTACGGAGCCATGCATGTAGAGATCTGTGCATGCCTTCGCCTGCTGGCACGCCTTAATTATATCATGGGAGACCACCCTGAG GCTCTCAGCAACCAGCAAAAGGCTGTTCTGATGAGTGAAAGAGTTCTCGGGATCGAGCACCCCAACACAATTCAAGAATAT ATGCACTTGGCTCTGTACTGCTTTGCCAACGGTCAGCTGTCGACCGCCCTGAGGCTGCTATATCGTGCCCGTTACCTCATGTTGATGGTTTCTGGGGAGGACCACCCAGAGATGGCACTGCTAGAC AGTAACATTGGGCTGGTGCTACATGGAGTGATGGAGTACGATTTATCGCTGAGATTCCTGGAGAAAGCCTTGGCTATCAACACAAAGTACCATGGACCCCGGTCCCTTAAAGTGGCCCTCAG TCATCATTTGGTTGCGAGAGTTTACGAGAGCAAGGCAGAGTTCCGCTCTGCGCTGCAGCATGAGAAGGAGGGTTACACCATTTACAAGAACCAG ATGGGTGAGGCACATGAGAAGACCAAGGAGAGCTCAGAGTTCCTGAAGTATCTCACCCAACAGGCTGTGGCTCTGCAGAGAACCATGAATGAGATCTACAAGAACGGCTCCAACGCCAGCATCACGCCCCTCAAG TTCACTGCTCCCAGCATGGCCAGTGTGTTGGAACAGCTCAACATTATCAATGGCATCATCTTTATACCACTCAG CCAAAAGGATCTGGAGAACCTGAAAGCAGAGGTTCAGAGGcggcagcagctgcaggagctgGGAAAGAGCGAGGAGCCCACTGAGGAGCGGCCACTGGAACTAGAGGACAGAATTCCCATTGATTAA